DNA from Acidimicrobiia bacterium:
CGGACGGCTCGCACGGCGCGGCTGGTGGCGCCGCCCGACGGGCGCCGATCGCGAAGCCGTCCAACACGCGCTCGAAGCGGTCGCGCTCGCACCGTTCGCTCGGCGTGCGGTCGGTTCACTGTCGGGAGGCGAGCAGCAACGGGTGCTCATCGCCAAGGCACTCTCGAGCGAGCCCGCGCTGCTCGTGCTGGACGAACCGGTCGCCGGCGTCGACGCGGCATCACAACGAGAGTTTCGCGACTCCGTCGTGCACGAGGTGCGCGAGCACGGCGCCGCGGTTCTGCTCGTGACCCACGAGCTCGGGGCGGTCGCGAACGACCTCGACCACGTGCTGGTGCTCAAGCGCTCGATCGTGTTCGATGGCAAGCCCACCGAGCTCGCGGCGCGCGGCGTGAGCCTGGGTGTGCACACAGACGACCTGCCGCTCTGGCTCGAACGCCTCACGTGAGCGTGCTTGCGGCACTGCCGCTGCCCTGGCCGTTCGACACCGAATCCACCCAGCTCGCGCTCGGTGCCGGCGCGATCGTCGCCGCGTGCTCGCCGCTGATCGGCGTCTTCATCGTCCAGCGCCGTCAATCCCTGATGGGTGACGGAGTCGGTCACGTCGCATTCGCCGGGGTGGCCGCGGGGTTCCTCCTCGAGGTGTGGCCCGTGTGGACCGCGTTGGGCTTCGCGATCGTGGCCGCGCTCGTGATCGAACTGCTCCGCAGTCGCGGGCGCGCGACGGGCGACCTCTCGCTCGCGCTCGTCTTCTACAGCGGGTTGGCGGCGGCGGCAGTGATGATCGGCAAGTCCGACGTGAGCCACGAACGCATCGAGAACTACCTCTTCGGCTCGATCCTCGACCTCGGCACTGACGATCTGCTGACGATCATCGGGCTCGGGATCGCAATCTTGGTGGTCCTGGCGATCGTGGGGCGGGCGCTGTTCGCGATCTCGGTGGACGAAGAGGCGGCTCGTGTGACCGGCTTACCGGTCGACGCGTGCAATGCGACCCTCTCCGTGCTGACCGCGGTGACGATCGTGGCTGCGATGCGTGTGCTCGGGATCTTGCTCGTCGCCGCGATGATGGTGCTCCCCGTGGCGTCGAGCCGGCTCGTCGCCCGCTCGTTCCGCGGCACGGTGGTCTTCGCGGTTGCCGTCGGCGTGGTCGCAGCGGTCGGCGGGCTCGCCGCCGCCCGGGCGTGGGATCTCGAGGCGGGTGGCTCGATCGTGCTGTGCGCCGCGGTGCTCTACGCGATCGTGGCGGCTACCGGGCTGGCTCAGCAGACGGCGCGCACCGACGGGTAAGGGTTCACCGCCGAGCCGTGGCCCGGGTGGATCTCGAAGTGGGTATGGGTTGCGGTGTAACGGGCGTCGCCCGTGTTGCCGACGTACCCGATCACCTCGCCCTGCGCGACCCGGCGGGCACCGCCCTCGTACGAGTCGAGGTGGAAGTAGTAGTAGAGGTTGCCGTCGTCGCCGCTCAGATAGGCGCCGTTGCCCGACGTGCCGCCCGACTTGAACTGCACATTGCCCGACACCACCGCAACGTTCGGCGTGCCGCGGGCGGCCATGAGGTCGACGCCCTGGTGGCGACCTTGGTGACGGGGCGCGCCCCACGAGTCGATGAAGGTGACGGCGCCGCGGATCGGGCAGATGATGCCGCCGACGACGGCACCCCCCGAGACGCCACCGCTGCGGTTGCTCGCTGACCGCGCGATCGAGGCGGCGATCTCTTGTGCGCGCTGGGCCTCGGCCTGGAGTCGCAGGTACTCCTCGAGCTCGTTGAGCGCGGTCTGGGCTGCTCCGAGCCGTGCTTGCACCTGGGCCTGCTCCACCTCGGCCGCGGCGAGCGCGTCCTCCTGCTCAGCCCGCCGCACTTCGAGGGCCGTGTGCTGCTCTTCGAGCAAGACGGTGAGCTTCGCGAGCCGCTCGATCGCGTTGTCCTCGCGCCGCTTGGTGTTCCCCAGCATCTTCTCGCGGCGAACGCCGTCGAGCGGATCAGCGTCGGTGAGGAAGGCCTCGCCCTGGAGCGCGCCGCGGCCGGTGTACGCGGCGACCGCGCGCTGCTCCGCGATCAGCTGGAGGCCCTCGGCCTCCTCACGGTTCTTGCGGATCTGCTCCCGGAGTGCCGCGATCTCCTCGGTCACCTGCTCGTAGCGCCCGATCGCGGCCTCGTACTCGGCGGCTGCGGCGTCGGCGGCTTGCTGGGCGGCGATCACCTTGGCCTTGGCGTCGTCGAGGGCGCTGGCCGCTGCTGGCCCTGCGGCCGCTCCCACCACCGCGGCCGACAGGGCCAAGCTCGCCAGCAGCGCCACGGATCGGCGCCCCCACCGGCGTACAGGTGGCACAGGGGTAACTCCGGGCAGCGTTGGAAACATCGGCAACATCATGGGGGCGCGTCCCGACGACGGGGTCGTCGGGAGCCGCCCAGGGTACGCGTCGCTCGCTACCCGGCACAACGCCCACTGACCCGGCACCTTTCGCCCCTTCCGTCGGTAGCCTGCCGCTCTCCCGCTCACGGCGCTCCGCGCCGGGCTGCTTGGGCCACGGCTACCTGCGGCGCGCTCGGTAGCCTCCGGCTCATGCGACTGGCCGGGGAGCGCGCGCTGGTGACCGGCTCCACATCCGGCATCGGCAAGGGCATCGCCGTGGCGTTCGGCGCCGAGGGAGCCGCGGTCGCCGTCCACGGGCGCAATGCCGAGCGCGGGGCCGCCGTGGTGGAGACGATCCGCGCCGCGGGCGGCGAGGCCGAGTTCTTCCCCGCCGACATCGCCGACGAGGGCGGATGCGGCTCGCTGGTCAAAGCGGTGGCCGCGTGGGCCGGCGGGCTCACCGTCCTCGTGAACAACGCCGTCGGAGGCTCCCTCTCGGGGGTCGAGACGCACGATTCCAAGATCGGCGACATGGACACCGCCCACTGGGAGTCGGCGCTGCGGATGAACGCGACGGCGCCGATGTGGCTGTGCCGCTCGGCGATCCCGCAGATGGTTGCGGCCGGTCATGGCTCGATCATCAACGTCTCGTCGCGCCAAGCGGAGCGCCCGAGCGGAGGCCTCAGCGCCTACGCGGCGAGCAAGGGCGCCATGAACGCGCTGACGCGCGCCGTCGCAGTCGAGTATGCGGCCGACGACATCCGGTGCAACACGATCAGCCCTGGTTATGTGCTCAACGAACGACGCGACGCCGACATCACGCCCGAGCGTCGGGCGCGGTTCGAAGGAATGCACCTCACTCGTCTCGGTGAGGCGAGCGACGTCGCGCACGCCGCCGTGTACCTCGCGAGCCAGGAATCGGGGTTCCTGACCGGCATCAACCTCCAGCTCGACGGCGGCAGCAGCATCGCTCGGGCCCTCGTCATCGGGTGAGCGCCATGCACCCCCGAGTCTCGCTGTCTGCCATCTCGTCGTTCGCGTGGACGCTCGACGAGGACCTCGCCTTCTACGAGCGCGCTGGCGTTACGTCAATCGGCGCGTCCCTCGCGAAGCTCGAGGCTGCGGGCCTCGAAGCCGGCGCGCGACGCCTCCGTGACGCCGGCCTGCGCGTGTCGAACCTCATCGGGATCGGCCCCTTCAGGCTCGACAATCCCCACCAGTGGCCCTCCCAGCGTGATCGCGTCCGCGGCGCAGTCGACGCGGCCGAAGCCGTCGGAGCGGAATGCATGATCCTCACAACCGGCCCCGCGCGTCAGCTCCCATGGGAGGACGCGGCCGACGCGCTCGAGGCCGCGCTCACTCCCGTGATCGAGGACGCCCACGCCCGCGGCATCCCGTTCGGGTTGGAGCACACGAACTCGCTGCGCGTCGACGTCGGGTTCATCCACTCGCTCCACGACTGCGTCGACGTGGCTCGGCGCCTCGGCATCGGCGTGTGCGTGGAGACGAACGCATGTTGGGCCGAGCGCGGTCTGGCCGATACGGTCCGCGACGGTGTCGACACGTTTCGCATCGTCCAGGTGAGCGACTACGCCATCGGCACGCTGTCGACCCCCAACCGCCTCGTTCCCGGCGACGGCGATATCCCGTTCGAGCGCATCCTCGGGCAGGTGCTCGACGCCGGCTACACGGGCTGCTTCGACCTCGAGCTCATCGGCCCGAAGATCGACGAAGAGGGCTACGAGCAGGCCTGCACACGTTCGGTGCGCGCGCTCGGCGAGATCCTCACGAAGCTCGGGGTGTAACGGTCAGAGAACCCACTCGACGGGGCCGAGGTGGAACGAACAGTTGGCGAGGAGCCGCTCGTCGCCGCCGGGCCAGATGGTCAGCCGCAGCTCGGGGTACGAGAGATCTCGGCGGGGTTCGAGGCGCAGCCAGGCCAGCGGTGCGCGTTCGGTCGCGGCTGAGCCCGCGTGTTCGAGCACGTCGCGCACGGCGTGCCGCAGATCGCCGCTCAGGTACTGCCACATGATCGAGTGGAACACGACGGTGGCATGACCGGCCGTTGGTTCGGCCAACTGGGTTGCGAGCCATCCGGGTGCGCTCGCGCGATCGATCGGCGCCGGCACCGTCGCCGCGATGGCGATCGCCGCGGCCGTTCGCTCGAAGCGCTCGGACTGATCGGGCCACACGTAAGAGAGGAGCGTGGTCCGGCCGTCGGGCGCCGACACGTCGACGGGGTCCACGTCGCAGCCGCGCCGCGACGCGACCGTCAGCGGGGCGTCGAACGGCGGGATGCCAGACGGCCAGTATCCGAGGAACTGCACGCGCGAGTCGACCCTCCCGAAGCCGGCGTCGCCCTGCTCGTAGCGGAAGTGGTCGAAGCGCAGGTTCAGGCCCGCGCTCGTTCCAATCTCGAGGACACGTACGGGCAACCCGGTCTCTGCTGCGATCACGAGGAACCCGCCGATGAGCGACGCCGATCGACCGACTTCGTTGGTCTGCGGCGGCCGCGTCAAGGCATCGGTGAGGGCGGGCGGCGGCTCGTCGATCAACGCACGGAGCGCCGCCCACGTCGCGTCGGCATCGCCGTCTCCACCCGTCGACGGGAGATGGCGGGCGAGCTCGGGTGCGTCACCGACCAGCGCGAGGCGGTGGGCGCCACCGAGCACGCGCAAGGGGTAGGCATCTCCGATCTTCGAATCCACGTGCGCCGCGAGCAGATCGAGCGTTGGACCTTCGTGATCGACGTCGTCGGCCATGCGATCGCACATCGCACCCCAGAGCGACGATCCCAGGTCTCGGCAGGCCGCGCCCTGGAACCGGAACAGCTCGGCGAGCGCATCGCGCGGTTCGGTCAAGCCCGCGGACCCCATTCCGTCCGTGCCGCTTGCACGACGGCGACCGGTGCCCCCTGCGCGGCCTCGGCCAGCTCGAAGTAGCGCTCCGGGAACTCGATCACCTTCCCGTCGGTGCCGACCAGGAGCTGGAGAACCCAGGCGCGAGCGAGCGAGCGACCACTCGTCGCGTGGACGAGCCACTGGTCGAGGATCAGCGACTTCCCGCGCCGTTGATCGACGCGCGTCGCGCCGACATACCGCTCGTGCATCCACCCCTCGCTGTCGTACGACACATGGAGCTCGCGCACGACCAACGTGAGCCCTTGCCGTCTCACGTAGCGCGGCCATTCGGGTGCGAACCGCGCGGCCACATACGCGATCCGGAGATCGTTGAACATCCGGACGGCCGCGGTGTTGTTGAGGTGATCTTGGAACTCGTCGGCGTCGTCAGGCTCCGGGATCACATCGAAGATGGTGGTGAACCCCTCGGCGCGAAGCGTGTCGACACCGGCCGAGGGTTGCGGATCGCCTTGCACGATCCCGCGCACCGGCCACGGGTTCTGCCAGTCGGCTCCGTCGCCGCGTTTCTCCGGGGTGGTCACGACCACATGAAGGTGCCGCCGTCGACCATGAACGTGTGGCCGGTGAGGTAACGGCAGGCATCGGTGCAGAGGAAGTGCGCAATCGGACCGATGTCGGTCTCGGGATCGCCGTTGCGGTGCATGGGACAGGTCCGCATGAACTCTTCGTAGTGCTCGCTGCCGGCGGCGCGGGGTGGCGCCGCGGCCGGTGCGATCACATTGACCACGATGCCGTCAGCCGCCCACTCGCGCGCCGCCGTGCGACTGAGACCGCGGATCGCCTCCTTCGACGCGTTGTACGCGCCGAAGCCGGCGCCGCCGACGCGACCCATCGACGACCCGAAGTTCACGATGCGGCCCCAACCGGCCTTCTTCATGTGGGGATAGACGGCCTGCATCGCCCACATCGTCCCGAGCACTCCGGACCGGTAGAACACGTCGAGGTCGTCGGCCGCGGCTTCCGCCACCGGCGCGTTCGGCCGGAAGGTCTGTGCGTTGTTGATGATCCCGTCGACCTTGCCGAACGCGTCGACGGTCTTGGTCACCATCTCGTTGATGCGCCCTTGGTCGCGGATGTCCACCTCGACGCCGAGGTTGGGCGCGCCGAACGACGTGAGCTCGTCGCACGTTCGCTGGAGCTTCTCCCCCTGGTAGTCGGCGACAACCACGGTCGCGCCGGCCTTGCCGAGGTGGTGCGCCATGCCCCGGCCGACACCTTGGCCCGATCCGGTGACGATGATCACCCGACCCTCGACGGAGTGCACAGCGCGGCTGTCGTCGGGCGTGATCTCGGGGTGCAGCAAGGTTCTCCTTGGGTTGCGCTAGCGGCCGATGAGCTCGACGAGTACGCCGTCGGGGTCGCGCACCGTCGCCATCACGACGGCCGTGCCGTCGGGCGCGGGGAGCTCGATGCGCCGCGCCTCGCCGCCGAGCTCAAGCTCCGAGAGGCGGGCGAGTACCGCGTCGGTGTCACCGACATAGAACGAGAGCAAGAAGAAGCCAACGTGTGGCTTGTCGGGGAGGACCGGCGCCGTCTCCATGCCGTCGGGGAAGGACACGAGCTCGACGACACCCGCGTCAGGCGCGGCGGGATCGCCGAGGAACACCGAGTGCAGGCGGGAGGAGGAGGCGTCGAACAACGCTGGCCAATCGCCGTCGAACTCGCTGTCCATGATCACTTCGAGCCCGAGGCCGTCACGGTAGAAGCGCAGCGACGCCTCGAAGTCCTGCGCGCAGATCGCGCTGTGATGCACTCGGCCCGCCACGGCGCGGAGGTTACCGTCCGCGCCGCAGGTAGCCTGCGGCGCAGGTAACCGTTCGCCGAGGTGGAGGGGTGGGCCCAGGCGCGCAGCGCCGA
Protein-coding regions in this window:
- a CDS encoding metal ABC transporter ATP-binding protein, whose protein sequence is MTATAAPALKAEGVSYTYGREPVLVDVALTVAPGEFCALVGPNGSGKSTLVRILLGLLTPAAGTVRCLGVEPGHVPDRWRIGYVPQRHALAPALPATVEEVVATGRLARRGWWRRPTGADREAVQHALEAVALAPFARRAVGSLSGGEQQRVLIAKALSSEPALLVLDEPVAGVDAASQREFRDSVVHEVREHGAAVLLVTHELGAVANDLDHVLVLKRSIVFDGKPTELAARGVSLGVHTDDLPLWLERLT
- a CDS encoding metal ABC transporter permease, with product MSVLAALPLPWPFDTESTQLALGAGAIVAACSPLIGVFIVQRRQSLMGDGVGHVAFAGVAAGFLLEVWPVWTALGFAIVAALVIELLRSRGRATGDLSLALVFYSGLAAAAVMIGKSDVSHERIENYLFGSILDLGTDDLLTIIGLGIAILVVLAIVGRALFAISVDEEAARVTGLPVDACNATLSVLTAVTIVAAMRVLGILLVAAMMVLPVASSRLVARSFRGTVVFAVAVGVVAAVGGLAAARAWDLEAGGSIVLCAAVLYAIVAATGLAQQTARTDG
- a CDS encoding peptidoglycan DD-metalloendopeptidase family protein; the encoded protein is MALLASLALSAAVVGAAAGPAAASALDDAKAKVIAAQQAADAAAAEYEAAIGRYEQVTEEIAALREQIRKNREEAEGLQLIAEQRAVAAYTGRGALQGEAFLTDADPLDGVRREKMLGNTKRREDNAIERLAKLTVLLEEQHTALEVRRAEQEDALAAAEVEQAQVQARLGAAQTALNELEEYLRLQAEAQRAQEIAASIARSASNRSGGVSGGAVVGGIICPIRGAVTFIDSWGAPRHQGRHQGVDLMAARGTPNVAVVSGNVQFKSGGTSGNGAYLSGDDGNLYYYFHLDSYEGGARRVAQGEVIGYVGNTGDARYTATHTHFEIHPGHGSAVNPYPSVRAVC
- a CDS encoding SDR family oxidoreductase, which gives rise to MRLAGERALVTGSTSGIGKGIAVAFGAEGAAVAVHGRNAERGAAVVETIRAAGGEAEFFPADIADEGGCGSLVKAVAAWAGGLTVLVNNAVGGSLSGVETHDSKIGDMDTAHWESALRMNATAPMWLCRSAIPQMVAAGHGSIINVSSRQAERPSGGLSAYAASKGAMNALTRAVAVEYAADDIRCNTISPGYVLNERRDADITPERRARFEGMHLTRLGEASDVAHAAVYLASQESGFLTGINLQLDGGSSIARALVIG
- a CDS encoding TIM barrel protein, encoding MHPRVSLSAISSFAWTLDEDLAFYERAGVTSIGASLAKLEAAGLEAGARRLRDAGLRVSNLIGIGPFRLDNPHQWPSQRDRVRGAVDAAEAVGAECMILTTGPARQLPWEDAADALEAALTPVIEDAHARGIPFGLEHTNSLRVDVGFIHSLHDCVDVARRLGIGVCVETNACWAERGLADTVRDGVDTFRIVQVSDYAIGTLSTPNRLVPGDGDIPFERILGQVLDAGYTGCFDLELIGPKIDEEGYEQACTRSVRALGEILTKLGV
- a CDS encoding DUF2332 family protein, with the translated sequence MTEPRDALAELFRFQGAACRDLGSSLWGAMCDRMADDVDHEGPTLDLLAAHVDSKIGDAYPLRVLGGAHRLALVGDAPELARHLPSTGGDGDADATWAALRALIDEPPPALTDALTRPPQTNEVGRSASLIGGFLVIAAETGLPVRVLEIGTSAGLNLRFDHFRYEQGDAGFGRVDSRVQFLGYWPSGIPPFDAPLTVASRRGCDVDPVDVSAPDGRTTLLSYVWPDQSERFERTAAAIAIAATVPAPIDRASAPGWLATQLAEPTAGHATVVFHSIMWQYLSGDLRHAVRDVLEHAGSAATERAPLAWLRLEPRRDLSYPELRLTIWPGGDERLLANCSFHLGPVEWVL
- a CDS encoding thioesterase family protein, whose product is MTTPEKRGDGADWQNPWPVRGIVQGDPQPSAGVDTLRAEGFTTIFDVIPEPDDADEFQDHLNNTAAVRMFNDLRIAYVAARFAPEWPRYVRRQGLTLVVRELHVSYDSEGWMHERYVGATRVDQRRGKSLILDQWLVHATSGRSLARAWVLQLLVGTDGKVIEFPERYFELAEAAQGAPVAVVQAARTEWGPRA
- a CDS encoding SDR family oxidoreductase encodes the protein MLHPEITPDDSRAVHSVEGRVIIVTGSGQGVGRGMAHHLGKAGATVVVADYQGEKLQRTCDELTSFGAPNLGVEVDIRDQGRINEMVTKTVDAFGKVDGIINNAQTFRPNAPVAEAAADDLDVFYRSGVLGTMWAMQAVYPHMKKAGWGRIVNFGSSMGRVGGAGFGAYNASKEAIRGLSRTAAREWAADGIVVNVIAPAAAPPRAAGSEHYEEFMRTCPMHRNGDPETDIGPIAHFLCTDACRYLTGHTFMVDGGTFMWS
- a CDS encoding VOC family protein, yielding MAGRVHHSAICAQDFEASLRFYRDGLGLEVIMDSEFDGDWPALFDASSSRLHSVFLGDPAAPDAGVVELVSFPDGMETAPVLPDKPHVGFFLLSFYVGDTDAVLARLSELELGGEARRIELPAPDGTAVVMATVRDPDGVLVELIGR